From Bacteroidales bacterium, a single genomic window includes:
- the smpB gene encoding SsrA-binding protein SmpB, whose translation MAKQNNIQIKNKKAYFEYIILEKYIAGIVLHGTEIKSIRAGKASIVESYCTVQNGEIFVRNMTIAEYDYGTYNNHDPKRDRKLLLNKREIKKIGNKTKESGLTIIPLLLFISPEGYAKLEIALAKGKKMYDKRESLKEKQTRRDLERKDTYKE comes from the coding sequence ATGGCAAAACAAAATAACATACAGATAAAAAATAAAAAAGCCTATTTTGAATATATAATTCTTGAAAAATATATAGCAGGAATAGTTTTACACGGAACCGAAATAAAAAGCATTAGAGCGGGCAAAGCTAGCATTGTTGAATCTTATTGCACTGTACAAAACGGGGAAATATTTGTTAGAAACATGACTATAGCTGAATACGACTATGGAACTTACAACAATCACGACCCAAAAAGAGACAGAAAGCTGCTGCTAAACAAAAGAGAAATTAAAAAAATAGGCAATAAAACAAAAGAATCAGGTCTAACCATCATTCCTTTGCTGCTTTTTATTTCGCCAGAAGGATATGCAAAGCTCGAAATCGCATTGGCAAAAGGTAAAAAAATGTATGACAAAAGAGAATCTCTAAAAGAGAAACAAACCAGAAGAGATTTGGAACGCAAGGATACATACAAGGAATAG
- the fabG gene encoding 3-oxoacyl-[acyl-carrier-protein] reductase produces MKLLEGKTAIITGAARGIGKTIAQTFAEHGANVIITDLSINEEALEFVKSLCNLGVKAKAYVSNAADFADCEKVVEEILKDFPQIDILVNNAGITRDNLLMRMTEQDWDLVINVNLKSVFNMTKVIQKTMLKQRSGSIINMSSVVGIEGNAGQSNYSASKAGIIGFTKSIAQELGSRNIRCNAIAPGFIETEMTAKLPEDVRAQWISLIPLRRAGKTTDVANTAVYLASELSDYVSGQVISVCGAMQQ; encoded by the coding sequence ATGAAATTACTTGAAGGAAAAACCGCAATTATCACTGGAGCTGCAAGAGGAATAGGAAAAACTATTGCACAAACTTTTGCTGAACATGGAGCAAATGTTATTATTACAGACCTTAGCATAAACGAAGAAGCATTGGAATTTGTAAAAAGTTTATGCAACTTAGGCGTAAAAGCTAAAGCGTACGTAAGCAATGCCGCAGACTTTGCCGATTGCGAAAAAGTTGTAGAAGAAATACTAAAAGATTTCCCTCAAATAGACATATTGGTAAATAATGCCGGAATAACCAGAGACAATCTGCTTATGCGTATGACAGAACAAGATTGGGATTTAGTTATAAATGTAAATCTAAAATCTGTTTTCAACATGACTAAAGTTATTCAAAAAACCATGTTAAAACAAAGATCTGGCTCTATTATAAACATGAGTTCTGTTGTTGGAATAGAAGGCAATGCTGGTCAAAGCAATTATTCCGCGTCAAAAGCTGGCATTATTGGCTTTACAAAAAGTATAGCTCAAGAACTCGGCTCAAGAAATATTCGTTGCAACGCTATTGCTCCCGGATTTATAGAAACAGAAATGACAGCCAAGTTGCCAGAAGACGTTCGTGCTCAATGGATTTCACTTATCCCATTAAGACGTGCTGGAAAAACAACTGATGTTGCTAACACAGCTGTATATCTTGCTTCTGAGTTATCTGACTATGTTTCCGGACAAGTTATTAGCGTGTGTGGAGCGATGCAGCAATAA